A segment of the Stigmatopora nigra isolate UIUO_SnigA chromosome 15, RoL_Snig_1.1, whole genome shotgun sequence genome:
tggctttttctttttgtttgtcccacaaaaaaaaggagtgatTGGTCACCCCATTTAAAGCTGAAATGGGAATCCATAGCTGAAGCTGTACATTCATCACATGGACACGTTATGAGTGACACATGCGTTTCGGTGGTTTGGAATCACCGTTGTGTTCATTGAGTTGTCAACAGTTGCTATTGAAACGTGTCCCGACATACTCAGAATCCCGACCAGGCACTGCTGAGGCTTAATTGAGTTTTTACCGCCTCGTGATTGACTGTTCTGACAATAGCCGGACGGTAAGGACCGGTAGGCGAGGGGGCCTCAGCAGGCGATCTCCTCCAAAGTGGCCTGCAGGGGGACGGCCACGCTGTGGCTGATGGACTCCGAGTGGTTGGCCACCGGATCGCAAGAAGTCTACAAAAAGAACCCCAGGAaatatttctttccttttttttgttttgtatttgtttttttaaatacaagaatatatgatataaaaaaatgataatgggactcaaaaatgtattaaattataaggacagaatgaaataaatgaaactACACGctgttttatttccatttaaattcCAAAGGGAATTGCGTCATTATTtaagcctttttaaaaatatataaattgcaATAAAGAAAAACTAACATTAGTAATGTTTTGtttcaaataatttaaatattttgcttttgaaaacataatatatataaaaatgtatataaatttaaatatatgtaaaaatatatattaattttcttatatacatataaatatatatatatatgaatgaacaacaaatcaaattataatattatattatttcaaaatatgtaaTCCTCAAAGCAAAGTCATTATTCAAATTGAACAAGAAAATAATCTGTtcaatatgattaaaaaaaacaatattgtggCTGTTTTTATGTCAGAAAACCAAAAGCATCAAAATAAAGACTTTGCTTagcaacaaatatatatttcctctaaaagaaaataatattccTATTTTGAGAATTCTCTATCcacccaaaaacatttttgcaatagaaaaaaagtgcaaatatcAAATTGTATCAAATTGAGAGGCAATGAAGCACAATGTCACAcaactaacaaaaaaatgatgaataaaaataatgttcataAAATCAAAGCCCACTTACCACATCTCCTCTGCGaccttcctcctcatcctctcgACTAAGGAGATAAAGAAGTCTGTCGCGTACCACCTAAGAAGCAAAAGTTTAAGAAAAGTTATCAAATCATGGAACTTTTTCTAAAAGTGAGATTGTATGACTGACCTCGTACGCATAGTCAAAGAGCTCCAGAATAGTGAGGATGCTGGCCCCGATAAAGAGCCCCATCTGCCCACCGATGTCACCTTGACGGGATAAAATGTGGCACCACATCACAATGAGTATCTAAGTCATGCCTTTAAAATTCAGGACAATTCCATTACTCTTACGAGATGTTTGATAGCCTAATCTCGTTAAAATGTCTGCAATCTCTATTACCTAGCAGGCCTGCCACCTCGTAGGCTTTCTTCTGCTCGATGGTCTCATAATTAAGTGCCTCAAAAAATACATCCAACACCAGAATGTTGTCTCTGTGAAGAACAGCGAAAAGTTAGCAAGATCAACGTCTTTGTCGTGGGCAAAATATGATGTGAAAATGTCCACGTACGAGATGTATTTCTCCGACTTGTTGAACTTTTTCTGTAGGTAGCGTGCCGAGGTCTTGCTAGGGATCTTAACCATGGACAGCTCCTTGTTGTAGCGTGTCACGTTGCACGGCGTGCGACACATGCAGCTGCTGCTCTCGGCTGCAGACAGCTTAGCTGATGATGAAGGTGATAGGTGATGGTGAAGGGCATAGAAAAAGATGGGATCTCATTGCCAATGTTTTCAGATGACATTATATGTTcagagtgagtttttttttaaactcatttgcTCTTTTGGATTTGATCCTTATCATTCAGTGAGGATTTTAATGATTACAAGTAGGGGGGCCGGCTTTGCCAGTTCCACTTACTtgttttagaaccaaaagacagttgCTGTGTTATTAAAAAACGTAGCTTTTGTAAAATGGGTgcttaacaaataaaatatttgagttTTCACACTTAGagaaagtgaagaaattcaattataaaaaatgtcaactgtctacgttgcacggtttggacaaacatagcgagagaattttaacatatacacacagacacacacccataaatcacgctttataaggattatagataatATATGTTATCTGTGTCCAAGTAAACAGTGCCTAGATAGACTATTAAACAGAACAAACCTATTTTTACTCACCTATCTTTCAAAAACCCAACCAACCAATCATATATATTCCCCTGAACAAAATCAGTGTATTCTTTTTCtgagctaaaaataaaaacaaccacgTCCACTAATCAATTGCCAAACACAAACTACCCACCAAACATCATTCCTAAAGCCTGGCTCAATCCTGATTGACATGCTGAGACCCGACTCGTGTAATAATTGGAAATTTAAAGCTCATTTAAAAATTCTGTCATATCGGTGACTCAGTTTGGCGGTAATAATGAAAACTTCTCTGTGTGAAAAACCATCAAAGTTTCTTCTAAAAACTTTCCGGTCTAAAGCAAAAATGCTAATGAGTCGTACAAAGCGTTTTCTCTTCTGACAACTTGGAGCCAGGTGCCATCTTTTTGGAAACATTATTATTCaaaggaaggggaaaaaaacaaagtttttctGACAAATTGGCTTTGACTGGGCCTGATTTGCATGTTGTGATCCAGGCATCACAACCTGGGCCCAATTACAAGGGAAGACAAGCCTACGTATAATTCTGTAGTTCACTCTGGACTTTTGTGGCTTGAAGTTTTGCACTCAGGGAGACTGCATTGATTTGTTTACCTGGAAACCCAAATAGGGGACAGTTTTcctttgttttattgttattttatccaGTGATTTTAggcagtggtaaaaaaaaaatacatgcctcTGTTCTCAAAGGAATAAGGTTAACACCAGTTGATACAAAAGCGTTATAGATGCTTCCATTATTGCTTGGACaacttataattattttttcatatttcccaAGAGCCTTTTTAGCCAACAATATGTCAAAAGAATGTCATGCTGAAAATAGGGggtgaaaaaaaggaattaattACAGGTACAAACAGCTGACAAAACagctttttttgaaatggaagaaaaattaattaatcCATGAGTAAATTAATTTTTCAAGTGTCAAACAGACATTTTAAATCAGCCCCTAGCGATGGTTGCTGAATATGATTATATAGCATTACCTAACCGCAAATAGGCATCACCACTAGCCTGCCTGATTGGTCACCGCTGACCTAATGACTCTGAACAAGATGTAAACAGCAAaaccaattaaaatgaagtctGCAGATTAAAAAACGGACTAATCTCTCACAGGATCGATAAAGACTCTGCccacaatttaaatgaaaaacaacagtAAAACCAAGAAACAAGATCCTCATGTTTCTTCTACTGAAGTAATATAAGTGAGTCCTTACCTACAAAAACTCAAAATTAGAGACTTCATTACAAAGATCTCAGAAATTTGGGTAGAAGTACTGCATTCAGTAAACTACTTGATTGATTTGACCATTTGAATATCAAGAAAAGTCAATCTAAGGACAAAACTAGGAAGTATTGTAAGTCCAATGTCAGTCtgcaatgttcatttttttcagattttacggTAAAAGTGCAAAAgaatacatgtataaataaataaaggtagCATGATGTGATTATGTGACTCACCCAGAGCAGGCTCAGCGCAGTCTTTGTACTGCTCAGGGGTGCAGTAGGAGGCGTCCCCTGTCAGGAGAACCAGATCAAGTCAAAACATGACCCTTTGATTGTGTAGAGTATTCCATTTTGCCGGGGCCTACCAGGCATGTAAACCATCCTGCAGTTGCAGTTTTCCACAATGTAGCGTGTCTCACAGTCGATCCGACAGGCGGTCACGCTGTACACTTGAAAGAAGCCTGAATCTAGAGCCTTAGATTCACACTCACCCCATGGGGGAGGCAGAAAGGTGAGCTGCAAGGGAAGAGGAagataaaaatgattattatatACAGCTGACCCATGGATCACGGGACGGTTGCACAACATGGAATTCACCAAAACCTGCCTTAGAAATAAAATGGACTTATCCACAGGAGAATTAATGATGCTGGAAAAATCTCTTGcaacagttaaaaatacataacaCCAAGTGGTAGacattatatttcatatttttgataTGAGGGATTTATACTAGCCTCCAATGACAAGGATgtccttgtctttttttttatatttacctaaaaaatacataataataacatttgcaGACATGTCATCGTCAAAATTGAATATTGAAGAGTTATGTATGCTGGAATAAAATTTATGAATAAagcttgtaattttttttcttactgttcCCTGGAAACTATAGACACTCATTGTTGTTGGGGAGTTTATACATCAGAGTTAGACAGTAAATATCTTATTAGGAGTATAATAATAAAGATCCAATGTTACAAGGATGTTGCACTTAGGATAATACAAAACTGGAAGCCAAAAGTAGCGCAGATCCTCATAAAATAAACACAGCCACACATAAGACTGTGGAGTCAGGTCATAAAATAATCCTGTTTGCACATAGTTTCTCTGACgcgtgtaaataaataaaaagtacacGACAAAGACAAGCTATAAAGGAGGTCAATGTATCATTGGCGGCcctgtggatgagtggttagcgcattggcctcacatttctggagTCAAAAGTTTAAATCCAGGACAGTCCTCActgtgcagagtttgcatgttttccctgtacttgtgtgggttttctccaggtactttggtATCCTCCCACCTCCCAAAATTATGCAAGGTCTGCAGGTTGAATATTCTAACTTGCCCCTAGGTACAAGTGTGAGCATATATGGTTATccgtctgtctccttgtgccctgcgaccaatttagggtgtcccaaGCCTGGTGCTTgtagtcagttgggataggctccaacaacccccatcacccttgtgaggataagcggtctggaatatgaatgaatatttatcaTTCTCGGAAGACAAAAGTGCTGTTCAGAATGTAATCATGTGATGCACTCAacactgtgtttttttgtacttcATTGGAAATACTGATCGTTAGCAGCACAAAACGATTCCACGGTTGAAGAGACACTTGGAAAAATCATTTCACAAAGAGGGCAACGCCCCAACATGCCGCAGTCTGAAGAACAACACCAACTGGGGTCAAACAACATAGCATCTTTCCCCTAGATTACTCCAGTTGTCTCGGAAATGAGTCTCGCACGAGGGAGCAACGGCTACATCGTTCTGTACCAGGCGAAATGGGACGCTGCCAGGTGAAAGTGGGCCATTGCTTGCTAAAAACGCGCCCACTCTGTGTCATCAGCACGGCCGAATGGGAAGCCGTTTCACCGCTTCAACTTCAAAAGCAGCCAAGTGTGCGGAATGTTGCCGATTGCTGTGCGGGGCTGTGACGGATGATAAGAAGGCAGCCAGCCGAAAAAATGAATGCAGACATCCCCGAAGCTTTCACAACTCggcaatttttaaaattatactgTATGACTATGAACACGTTAACTGCTGCTGACCAAAAACAGCAAGACATAACTTGACACTTATGACTTCTTTCCTTTATTATTGCAAAAACAATTTGACAACGACATGTTGCCATTTCATAACGCAGTGTGCATTCACCGAAGCGACACCGCCATTGACTTCCACTTTCACTTGATATAATACTGTATTGTTAAATGTGATAGCCATTCTAAATGAAGGTTTAGTTTCAAAACAACGGGACTGGAAGGAATCTCTTGATCCAAAATAAttcacagtaataccttgagatattaGAAACCCGAAATACGAgaaatttggaattaaaaacatgtttttccattgtgataTCCTATTTTAGGATGAGGAACAgatgaatttgtatttagttattaaatgacaaaaaatgcactcattttttattttaaattctgagtatggcttgTAAGGAATGCCACTAAAACTATGAATTCtttatggctctttctgtcaaaaaggttcccaagcGTTGCTCTAAAAGCTGACATTTTGACATTGTGGCTGCTTGTTTATATCCCTGCCTGCCAAAAAACAGTGCTGACATCTCCGATGCGATTAAACGCTTCTGTGAAAGGTGCGACTCGGCAATGCTTAACCTTTCCATCACTGCCCCTGCTAAACTAATCTTCTCTTTGGGCCCAATTAAAGTGGATTGTGGCTAATTCGCCATTTGATTAATTCGGTGTCACGGCACGTGAGCCCATTGCGGTCCATCTAATAAGCGGCGAAAGCCTAGGCGGCGCTCGCCGTTGTCTTCATCAATATTTCACTCGGGTGCTGAAgcgtggggggggggtttgggagTTGGGGGGTAGATTCGAGGCGGCTTTACAGTTCACTCGGCAAATTGTTGGGAAAGGCTGTTTTGTTTTAACATCACGCACTCGCGCCTCGCAGTGCAGGTACAACTCAATAAAAGTGAAGGGGATGTGAAATGGAAAGACTTTAGTTGGATTTTGAAGGCCTTTGAGGGCTACATTTACACAGCAGCGACAAGAGCCTCTTTCCCATACACAAAAATAAGCATGATGATCATATATTTGCATTTCATGGAGTGTAAAGGGGTCACCCACTCTATTTAACCGTCCTTCTTAAATAACTCACTGGTGATGAGACATTGTGATTTTCTAGGAATAGTGAATTCAATGACGCCCATAAATTTGGAGCCCACTCCACTAGCTCGTATCACATTAGATTGCAGTAGAATGACTTTTGCATTACATTCTCTCATACCAAATGTACAGCCAGACAAGCTGTTCCTGTTCACCTTCCAAACGCCATTGCGGACACCGTCCCCCCCTCCCTTGGCCTCACCCCAGGAAAATTATGGCTTTCAGTTTTGGTGTGCCAAATTTCTAGACCTTTCACAGAAGCACCACTGGTTGCAGATGAGATAATTCGAAAATGTGTTATAGAAATATGTTGCTtccacattatttatttttcaattattgtgaGTAATAATTAACACGATTAAATTCCGGGCGATTTGTTCTCACAGAAATGTGGATTAAAGTATTGTCGCATTATTCGAAATCAAATAACTCTTTCTATAAGGCGTTGCTTAGCCCTGCTTTATATGCAGCACGAATACAAGGCACGTGATTGGTCCCTGGCTGGAGATTGACACATTGACACTGATTCTTGACACTTAATAAGATAGACGGACAAGACCACCAATAGGTGTGGCTATAACCTGTAAATTGACTTCAATAATGATTgacaaggaaaagaaaaaatgacctGCACAAGCTAATTAATTCAAATTCTAATTGCCAGCTACAAATGCCCAACAACTCCTGGGGGAATTTCAATGACATTTACCCACAAATCAACCACTCTATTCCTGCTTAGGAGCTCCAAGACCTTCAAGGGTATTTTTACTGTTTTGATAACAGCCAAAGCCAACTACAAACTTCCAAAAGGTACACATCACAATttaataacatataaaaaaaatgtgataaaaatcTTATGATGTGGTCCTGTCAATtgtaattgttatattttgATCATATCTCATGTTTTTATATCACTCGGTGTTTAACATTATATGTTTGCAATTTAACATAATAGGCAATACAGTATACAATTTTCTACAAGATCTACAGCATATTGCCCACAAATAATGTTTATAAAGTGCAAAAGTGTTGCAGGAAAAGTAGAGAGTTTCTGGCTGACAAGTTGATAACACTTGTCCCATGTTTTCATTAATGAGGGGATCTAAATTTAAATGTACTGCCTCCTCTGCACCCCCATCTCAAAGTACGCACTCGCTTTCACGCATGAGCTTCGTCTTGAGTTTGCCAGCCAGGAAAGTGGGCTGACAGATAAGCAAAGACACTCACCCTGAAGGCTAGTCCACGTTAAGATACTAAGATAATACTTTTTGTATAACACGAACCTAGGcggaaaaacatatatttttatcgAAATTCCAGCATCCGAGATGAAATAAAAAGAGTTTCTTACAGCGCTCGGATTCGGGAAGGCGTTTTGATAACTTCAAAAGTGGAAGGCTTTATTTCCCTTCATAAAGGTGGAGGTCAAATTGAATTGTCACCCACCCACTAGGAATGCCATTGCAGTGTTCAGACAAGGTCAGAGTGAAGCTATCAGGTTTGTGACAAAATATGGTAGGAAATGACAAAAAGTCATACCTGGTCAGACAGTTGTTAGATAGAAGGGTAGACTATTGTGCTCAAGGACtttgtttggttgtttttaaaaataggaaaaatacctTCAATAGTCTGACAATGCAGtaaattgcaacaaaaaaacacactgttCAAATTAGGGTTTAAAGTTTGAGTTACAGTTAAAGCAAATGATAGGGTCGAAATTTTAGATTGAAAAGATGCCATTAAGTTGGAATCAGAGTTTAAGGCTTGGGATTTAAATGTGATATAAGCATTTCAAGCCTGGATTCGATTAAATTGGGTTAGGCTTTCAAAATAGCCGTTGAAGGAGCATTATTAAAGAAGTACAAGTACTGAAAAATGCAGAAAAGGCTAATTTCATTGTTACAACTGTGCATAACTTTTAAGGGAATCCTGTGTGAATGACAGTGTGTAATATTGGGGACTCACCCTCTGTTCCTGCGTTGCCACAAAGGTTTGAAAGCCAGGGGCAACACCAAAGCCCAACTCGTGCACAAAGGGGGGCTCGGCCTGGCTGTGGATCTGGACTCGGACCCCTGCTTCGAAAGCTGTTTCCTCTGCAAGAGATACAGATGTATTTTCTTCACAATTAGTTGATAGAGGTTCTAATTTTAGATTTTGAGTCGAAGCTGCACTTTTTAGCATGCCTCGCGGCATTTTGCAAACTAGTGTCTGGAGTTATAGATTTCTTCCTAAATGAGctgtttcttgttttttctcTTGTGGTTTTGTGGTTGTATTTTATATCACATAGATTTGTTTGTTAGTTATTTGCGTGATCAAATTTAGTATGTAATAGTCGTAGTCAAAGTAGTAATAGTCGTAGGAGTAGTAGGCGTAATAGTAGTAGAGTAATAgaagtagtcgtagtagtagtagacaTAATAgcagtagtcatagtagtaataGTCACAGTAGTAGTCGTATTAGTAGTCCTAGAAGTagaagtagttgtagttgtagtaatggcagtaaaagtagtagtagtcgtagtagtagttgtattagtagtcctagaagtagtagtagtcgtagttgtagtaatggcagtagtagaagtactagtagtagtagtactagtagtaatagtagtagtagtagtgtaatagtagcagtagtgatTCATGTTAGCTAAAGATACAATATTTCCCATAATGCCCGTGACTACAGAATCCCTCTAGGTGCAAATAGGTGTATGATTTTGGCTTTGTGCCGAAGCCTGTTGCAGTTGCTTTCTTACACAAAGCCAACTAATAGGACAGGTGTAGATACACCTTTAGATAAAAGGCAGCAATCTGAGTCTTTTGAGCTCCTTTCTACAGAAGAATTGATGTGCGCTTAGCGcttcaaaagaagaaaaatcactTTATCATCAAGAATGTTTCCAACCTGTTGTCTGTCAAGGACTTTGAGGCAGACCTTGAACAAATGCActtttgcaaaaataatgattatggttaaaaagcaagaaaatgaatgaataagatgTAAAAATCAACAACATCAAACCATTAACACACTCATCGGAGTAGGCATTCAATTAAGACGCCTCTCATCCATCCATTAACTAAAATCCATCAAATCTGATGACATTGCCATGGCGACAGCTCAGATAGAATACACTCCTGTGTCTATGGCGGGGAAGGagacacatttttggggggtaataACTGAAATGAAAAAGCATTGAGTCTGATATCTGATGACCCTCTTTTGGCCTCTTGAATTGATAGAGAAAGAAGAATCACATAAAGTCTTGAGATGAAATTGAGCATTGTTAAAATTGAAATCTCTCAGGCTTTGTCCAATGGAGCAGAATCGATAGGACTCTAGGGTTGATTTACCggtaaatttaaataaaaaagattagGTCTGATAAAGAAAAACTCCTGAGTAACTCAATTTTTTAACCCCCAGTGCTTACTAGAGTGAACATCTAGTCAAAAATGATCATtaacttaactcattcactaccaGACCCCCATCCTATATAAATGTAATGCAATTCATGGAAAGAAAACATAATTCATGCATAAAAGAGTCAACAGAATTATTTATTCTCATGGGCAAactactaaatattttttccaagtcaAGAGTTTCAAAGTGACGTTTCAAAGATAATAGCATATTGTGTAAAGCTAAGTAACAATTTATTCTGAGGGTACTCGAGTGTTTTGACAACCTTCCAAAGTTTTTGAGATGCATTTTAGTCTGTTGGCTGCAGCATTGATAGAttgaaagacacacacacacacacactattgtAAATGAATTGGTTTAGTCATTTATCAAGTGTTCTCATCGTTTTAAAACTCACCTTGTTTGTGTTCTTGCTTACGGCCTTTTGCCTTTTTGGCACCTTAACGCCTACCCATGCAAATTAGTTGTCCCTGATGATAATGCATGCATAGTGCATGAAAAAAGACTCAAAAGAAAAGCTTTGGATAGAACGTCATGATTGTAaaagtcaaaaaacaacaatcacaGTGATATTGATGTTTTGTGGTTTGTTCAGATCGAATGGGAGATGGTGAGATTCCATTTAGATTGACTTGAAAGTCAAAGATTTTAAAGTAGGATTTCAAATATGAAGCTCAAACTTGGATTAAGGTTTAAAGTAAAAGTTCTTTGAAGTCAGAGATAAAGGTTTGTGGCTAAAAGTGGGGATACAAATgagtattttgggggaaaaaacaagtaGTGGTTTGAAGGCAGGGTTAAAGTTTCAAGCAGATTTCTCAAATCTGGCTTTGGGTTCCAAGATAAAGTGTCATTTTAAATTGGAATTAGGCATAATTTAGTATTCATggtattgaaaaaataaaagaagataAAGGCTAGGTTTTTAAATCATTGGTAACAAGAAAAGGGTTTCTCATTATTGTTAATGTCTTCCAATCAGCTCCGATGGCTATCATCATTTGTTCCTAGCCACCTGCTGCTTTTAAAAGGACCGTGATGGTTTgcctggttttgtttttttgaaagacCGCCTCTGCGGGACAAAGAAATGGCAATCATTAACGATAAA
Coding sequences within it:
- the asic2 gene encoding acid-sensing ion channel 2 isoform X1, encoding MWAAAPHAGLGNDAVPVVVGALWATVMAREGRSLRSPAATRRRETTRAFTFALLSRTRLHGLRQVCIPGGSLGRRVFWLLAFCTSLGMLVSWSSNRLLHWMSFPTYTRVHTEWAKEVDFPVVTICNNNPIRLYKLTKSDLYFAGHWLGLLLANRTVRPLVLDLLQEDRVAWFGKLSDFKLFLPPRNFEGTNLEFMDRLSHQLDDMLLSCKYRGEACGAHNFSSVFTRYGKCYMFNAAEEGKSLRTTMKGGTGNGLEIMLDIQQDEYLPVWGNTEETAFEAGVRVQIHSQAEPPFVHELGFGVAPGFQTFVATQEQRLTFLPPPWGECESKALDSGFFQVYSVTACRIDCETRYIVENCNCRMVYMPGDASYCTPEQYKDCAEPALAKLSAAESSSCMCRTPCNVTRYNKELSMVKIPSKTSARYLQKKFNKSEKYISDNILVLDVFFEALNYETIEQKKAYEVAGLLGDIGGQMGLFIGASILTILELFDYAYEVVRDRLLYLLSREDEEEGRRGDVTSCDPVANHSESISHSVAVPLQATLEEIAC
- the asic2 gene encoding acid-sensing ion channel 2 isoform X2, whose product is MDLKESLGSRESSSLRPASWRAFAFGSTLHGLRFVFPYSGGAGIARRLLWAAAFLTCMALLALESAERLAYFLSFPHVTSVDAVVSGSLVFPAVTVCNLNAYRFSRLTRNDLYHAGELLALLDVHLNIPQAHLAEPDVLDFLRERSNFTAYKPKAFSMREFVERVGHDLQEMMLYCRYQGQECGHQDFQTVFTRYGKCYMFNAAEEGKSLRTTMKGGTGNGLEIMLDIQQDEYLPVWGNTEETAFEAGVRVQIHSQAEPPFVHELGFGVAPGFQTFVATQEQRLTFLPPPWGECESKALDSGFFQVYSVTACRIDCETRYIVENCNCRMVYMPGDASYCTPEQYKDCAEPALAKLSAAESSSCMCRTPCNVTRYNKELSMVKIPSKTSARYLQKKFNKSEKYISDNILVLDVFFEALNYETIEQKKAYEVAGLLGDIGGQMGLFIGASILTILELFDYAYEVVRDRLLYLLSREDEEEGRRGDVTSCDPVANHSESISHSVAVPLQATLEEIAC